The following proteins are co-located in the Telopea speciosissima isolate NSW1024214 ecotype Mountain lineage chromosome 9, Tspe_v1, whole genome shotgun sequence genome:
- the LOC122640593 gene encoding peroxidase P7-like — MASATHFLVTIFLFTLLACSANAQLSTNFYVTSCPNLQTIVRNAMKEAVNKESRMGASILRLFFHDCFVNGCDASILLDDTATFTGEKNAGPNKNSARGFEVIDTIKSRVEAACNGTVSCADILALAARDGVVLLGGPSWTVQLGRRDARTASQSAADSQIPSPFSSLSTLISMFSAKGLSTRDMTALSGGHTIGFARCSTFRNRIYNDTNINSNFAATRRSNCPATSGDDNLATLDQTSTRFDNNYYQNIVLRRGLLHSDQELFNNGSQDRLVRTYSINNAAFSSDFTAAMVRMGNISPLTGINGEIRINCRRVN, encoded by the exons ATGGCCTCTGCAACCCATTTCCTTGTTACAATCTTTCTCTTTACCCTCCTAGCTTGCTCTGCCAATGCGCAGCTCTCCACCAATTTCTATGTAACTTCTTGCCCCAACCTCCAAACAATTGTGAGGAATGCAATGAAGGAAGCTGTCAATAAGGAGTCACGGATGGGTGCCTCCATCCTTCGGCTTTTCTTCCATGATTGCTTTGTCAAT GGTTGTGATGCATCGATCTTACTGGATGACACAGCTACATTCACTGGAGAAAAGAATGCAGGACCAAACAAGAATTCAGCACGTGGGTTTGAAGTGATTGACACCATTAAATCCCGTGTAGAAGCTGCGTGCAATGGGACAGTATCCTGCGCAGACATCTTAGCTCTTGCAGCACGAGATGGAGTTGTGTTG CTTGGTGGACCATCATGGACAGTGCAACTTGGAAGAAGAGATGCAAGAACAGCAAGCCAAAGTGCAGCCGACAGCCAAATCCCTTCTCCGTTCTCTAGTCTCTCAACCCTCATCTCCATGTTCTCTGCAAAGGGTCTCAGTACCCGTGACATGACAGCCCTCTCAGGTGGCCATACCATAGGCTTCGCTCGTTGTTCCACCTTTCGGAACAGAATATACAACGACACCAACATCAACTCCAACTTTGCAGCCACAAGAAGGTCCAATTGCCCTGCTACCAGTGGTGATGACAACTTGGCCACTCTCGATCAGACCTCAACCCGGTTCGACAACAACTACTATCAGAACATTGTATTAAGGCGTGGCCTCCTTCACTCAGATCAGGAACTTTTCAATAATGGGTCTCAAGATCGGCTGGTCCGGACCTACAGCATCAATAATGCTGCTTTCTCCAGTGATTTTACTGCTGCAATGGTTAGGATGGGCAACATTAGCCCCCTCACCGGAATTAATGGAGAGATAAGAATCAACTGTAGGAGGGTAAACTAG